Within the Trichoderma breve strain T069 chromosome 3, whole genome shotgun sequence genome, the region ttttttggttcctCCGGGTTAGCCGTTGCTCGGCCTTGTTGCCACCAAACGACATGGTGTTGAGGAATCTTGTCAAGTTCTACAAGCGCAGCTCCTTGGTGACAAGCTTAGTTTATTTAGTACTTTGAGATGGCGTTTCACATTGATTCTGTTTCATGCTTGCTTGAGGTTATGACTCAGTAAATGGCTTCATATTTCTTTCATCTGACAGCTAAGATACTAAACTACCCAGTGCTATTTATTTTATgtggcttgtttttttttaacgtTCATTCTTTTCTCGGCTACCCCGAACCGGCCTTTTTTTAGTTGAGATACTGGCTGACATAGTCCTTACGGATTTCGTTGCCGTCCAGCTCCGGAGCACGGTTCAGAGGAGTCCACTTTGGCTCATCCTTGAAGAGTCTCATGGCATGCACATACTAATCAATAGATAGCGGGTTagtttggtgttgatggttGATGAGTAATGAATGAAACACGGCAGGTATATGCGATGAAAgacagaggaagagagttttaaatgaagaagaagaaaaatgaaaattTCTCACGTTAGACTCATCAGTAGTGAATCGATGAAAGATGCCCGCGGGAAGGATGATGAGGTCGTCCTTTTCCAGCTGGATGCGCACCCACTCGTCGCCCTGGTTGCGCACGTCAAAGTAGCCCTGGCCGCCGCGGATGTAGCGAatctcttcgtcctcgtgCAGGTGCTCGTTGAAGAACatcttgaccttgtcctCGTACACGTCGCCCATCTTCTCGGGTGACACGACAATCTCGTCGCGGTTCTTGTAGCCGCGGTTGGCCGCCAGCACATCCACCTCGCTGGTCGCGGGCAGGTGGTGGTAGAGCACGCCCAGGCTGGCCAGCGCATCCGCCGTCACCTCACGGCCGGAATCGTGAGGCAGACGCTGGTCACCCTTTGCAGTTGCGATGCCCGCGTTAGCACAGAGCCGTGCAACTGAGGCCGGCTGGTTGGGAGGCTTACCGGCAGGTTGTCGTACATGTAGGCCTTCATCTTGAACGGCTGGGCTTTTTGTTCTACGTTATGAGGGGTTTCTgggaggttgaagatgggcAGCGTCATGTCATGGCGAAAAAACAACGTCAATTATTTAAGGACGGAATCATCGAATCAGAGCGCCCCACCAGCCAACGCGCGCCCCCCAAGAAGCAAGCTTACAGGTACATTTCAGCAAGTACATCTGTTGAGCTCACTTCAAATCacactacatgtactctttgCCGTGATGATTGGGATTTCTGttgcaaaaggaaaaagaggagaaataAGCCCTAGAGTGGTCCAACATCCAACTATCGGTGTTCTCGAGAGTGGGCGGCGGAGCAGGCCCTGGCCGTGAAGACTAATCAATCGCATGCTCAGGGCGAGATGAACAGGTATCAAATACTGGAAGCCATATGGAGCTGCATCAACTGTTGGGGGACCGGAATGGCGAAATCTAGCTTCAAATGCGCAGAAACTGGCGCTTCTAAATCCATGTAACATGATTGGATTCTTGCGCTGCATACAGAGTAGCTTCGTCCCAATTGTGGTTCAAGTGTCCGATTATGTTATCATCCAGGAACTGTCTGGGATTCTGACTGACCCCACGCAAGCCCCTCCTTCAGAAAATACGTCATACTCTAGTTAGAGGTACCTAAGCTCTTACCTGGTACCAGGCCCTGGCAGTTGATCCACCAATGGAACTGAGCTGACCTAACTTGGACTCAGACAGGTACTTTGGTTCTCATCAGCCATACAAACAAAGTGGACTTAaccttcttcaacagccaaCACAAACTCAACCGTCGTTCTCGTTCAAACATGATCACAAGGCAACTTCCCGCTCTCCGCTATTCCAGGAGGCTCCTCCTCGGAACCATCAGCACCGGCGTCTGTTACGGAGCCTTTGCAGCCAATTCCCCCGTTCGCTTCGACTCCCGCCAAAACCAAAAGTCGCCTCCCCCGGCGAGTCAGCCTGCAGCCAATCCTTCAGAACCATTAC harbors:
- a CDS encoding ARD/ARD' family domain-containing protein is translated as MKAYMYDNLPGDQRLPHDSGREVTADALASLGVLYHHLPATSEVDVLAANRGYKNRDEIVVSPEKMGDVYEDKVKMFFNEHLHEDEEIRYIRGGQGYFDVRNQGDEWVRIQLEKDDLIILPAGIFHRFTTDESNYVHAMRLFKDEPKWTPLNRAPELDGNEIRKDYVSQYLN